In Rutidosis leptorrhynchoides isolate AG116_Rl617_1_P2 chromosome 2, CSIRO_AGI_Rlap_v1, whole genome shotgun sequence, one genomic interval encodes:
- the LOC139893853 gene encoding uracil-DNA glycosylase, mitochondrial, whose translation MASSKPITDFFPPSKRSKTITSQTPLPSSSSFQKTFISVPQKSTAAAAATAAAPESMDGGGPTPDPIQGSSSLSAEQKVRVHFNQSLAKAKRNLKICKERVFKSTKGEGLGRVKLEELLVEETWLEALHGEFQKPYTKQLSEFVESEIKGSIPIYPPQHLIFNALNSTPFDQVKAVIIGQDPYHGPGQAMGLSFSVPEGIKIPSSLMNMYKELEQDLQCSIPSHGNLERWAVQGVLMLNAVLTVRQHQANSHTKKGWEQFTDSVIETISKKKSGIVFLLWGNYAQAKSRLIDESKHHILKAAHPSGLSAHRGFFGCRHFSRTNKILEEADTPPIDWRL comes from the exons ATGGCATCTTCTAAACCTATAACTGATTTCTTTCCACCATCTAAGCGTTCCAAAACTATAACATCACAAACACCACTTCCTTCTTCATCTTCCTTCCAAAAAACCTTCATTTCAGTTCCCCAAAAATCCACGGCCGCCGCCGCCGCCACCGCTGCCGCGCCGGAATCGATGGACGGCGGTGGACCCACGCCCGACCCAATTCAGGGTTCGTCGAGTTTAAGTGCGGAACAGAAAGTTAGGGTTCATTTTAATCAGTCATTAGCAAAAGCTAAACGTAATCTCAAAATCTGTAAAGAAAGAGTCTTTAAATCTACTAAAG GTGAGGGTTTGGGACGTGTGAAACTGGAAGAACTATTGGTGGAAGAAACATGGTTAGAAGCTCTTCATGGGGAGTTTCAGAAACCTTATACCAAACAATTGAGTGAATTTGTGGAGAGTGAAATAAAAGGTTCCATACCAATTTACCCTCCACAACATTTGATCTTTAATGCCTTGAATTCTACTCCTTTTGACCAAGTCAAAGCTGTCATCATTGGGCAG GATCCATATCATGGACCGGGTCAAGCTATGGGTCTTTCATTTTCTGTTCCTGAAGGAATAAAAATACCGTCAAGTTTAATGAACATGTACAAGGAACTTGAGCAGGATTTGCAGTGCTCGATTCCCTCTCACGGGAATTTAGAACGATGGGCCGTACAG GGTGTTCTGATGCTTAATGCTGTTCTTACCG ttAGGCAGCATCAAGCAAATTCTCATACAAAGAAAGGATGGGAACAATTCACTGATTCTGTAATCGAGACAATTTCTAAAAAGAAATCAGGGATTGTTTTCCTTCTTTGGGGAAACTATGCACAAGCAAAATCCAG GCTGATTGATGAAAGCAAGCACCATATTCTTAAAGCGGCACATCCATCTGGTTTATCTGCCCATAGAGGATTTTTTGGATGCAG